In Paenibacillus dendritiformis, the DNA window TATACGGGAGACAGGATCAACCTGGCCGAAGGGGCAAAGCTCTCAGGCGCTTGTTATCGTTCGTAACCGAATTGGATAAGCAGGACCGTATACGGACAGGACTCTGGAGAGACTCCATCGCGGAGCACCGAAGGGGCAAGACGCAGCAAGAAACGCGTTAAAACTCTCAGGTAAAAGGACAGGGATTGCAGATGTCAGGCATCGTTATGTTGGTATTGTGATAGCATTCACATATCCTTCTTTTTGCTATTCTGCAAAAATGTCCCCGGAGTCAAATCTATCGATTTGGCTCTTTTTTATGTCTTCGGACTTTGATTTCAAGATGAAGAGGGGAATTGTAATGCATGGATTGGAAGTATGGCTGGATCGGGTGAATCAATTTGTGTGGGGGCCGCCGTTGTTGATCTTATTGGTAGGAACCGGGATCTTCCTGACGATTCGGCTCGGACTGCTGCAGGTCCTCCGTCTGCCGCTGGCGCTCAAGCTGATATTCACGGCGAAAAATGACGGCAAAGGCGACGTGACGAGCTTTGGCGCGCTGGCTACAGCTCTGGCGGCCACGATCGGAACGGGGAATATTGTCGGCGTTGCCACCGCGATTCAGATAGGCGGGCCGGGCGCGCTGTTTTGGATGTGGCTGGCCGCGTTTTTTGGCATGGCGACGAAGTATGCGGAAGGCTTGTTGGCCGTGAAGTTCCGGAAAATCGACGATAACGGGCAAGTATCGGGGGGGCCGATGTATTATATCGAGCAAGGCCTGGGCGCGAAGTTCAAGCCGCTCGCGATCTATTTCTCGATAAGCGGGATATTGGTCGCTCTCTTCGGAATCGGCACCCTTCCCCAAGTGAACGCTATCGTATCCTCCAGCGAGTCCAGCCTGGGGATTCCCGTGGCGGTAACCGCGGGAGTGGTGACCCTCGCGGTAGCTCTGGTGACGATTGGCGGTCTCCAGAGTATTGCGAGGGTGACCACTAAAGTCGTGCCCGCGATGGCTCTCGTGTATGTCGCTGCCAGCGCCATCGTTCTGATCGCGTTCGCCGACAAGATTCCGGACGCGCTGTCGCTTGTCTTCCAGAGCGCCTTCAGCGCGACGGCGGCCGGAGGCGGATTCCTCGGCGCGACCGTCATGATGGCCATTCGGAGCGGCATCGCGAGAGGCGTATTCTCGAATGAATCCGGGCTCGGCAGCGCCCCGATCGCAGCGGCGGCAGCCAAGGTGAAATGGCCCGCGGAACAGGGGCTTGTCTCGATGACTGGCACGTTCATTGATACGATTATTATTTGTACGCTTACCGGCCTGACGCTGATTGTGACCGGGGCGTGGAACGGTACGGCGGAAGGCGCGGCGATGACGCAGGCGGCGTTCGATGCCGCGATGCCGTTCGGCTCCCTCGTTCTCATGATATGTCTTGTTTTATTTGCTTTTACGACGATTCTGGGGTGGAATTATTACGGCGAGCGCTGCATTGTCTATTTATTCGGCGTGCGGGCGATCTTGCCTTACCGCATCGCGTTCATCGTGATGGTCGCGGCAGGCGCGTTCATCAAGCTGCAGGCGATCTACCTGCTCTCGGATATCGTGAACGGGCTGATGGCGCTCCCGAATCTGGTCGCCCTGTTGGGGCTGTCCGGCGTGGTCGTGGCGGAAACCCGGCTTTATTTGCGGCATATGAAGCAGTGAGGAGCGCAAGCGCGGGCAATGCCGGGAAATAGCAAGATTGGTGGCCGAACAACTTGATGTTCGGCTTTTTTTGTGTATGGAGAGCGGGGCAAGGTGGGGAGAGGGCAGGGCTGAGCAGGCAAGTCAGGCAAGTCAGGCAAGTCACATGAAAATCCTGCACAGGCGCAGCATTTTGAGACCCAAGAGGCGAAATTCCAAGGAAATCCTGCAAAACTGCATTATTTCGCCTATTTTGAACCCAATCCAGACTATAGCGCATGGAAATCCTGCATTTTTGCAGGATTCCTTTTTTCATAGAGTGGTGTCAATGAAATTGCTGTATTTTTGCAGCATTGTTGGAGTAGATGAACAGATTGGACGGAGTAAAGCAGCTTTAGTGGAGTAGATAAACAGAGTGGAGGGAGTAAAGCAGCATTGGTGGAGATACAATGAACAGATGGGACGGAGTAAAGTAGCATTGCTGGAGTAGATGAACATGTGGGACGGAGTAAAGCAGCTTTAGTGGAGTAGATGAACAGATTGGACGGAGTAAATGCAGCTTTGGTGGAGTAGATGAACAGATGGGGCGGAGTAAAGTAGCATTGGTGGAGTAGATGAACAGATGGGGCGGAGTAAAGTAGCATTGGTGGAGTTGATGAACAGGTGGGGGGAGGAAATGCAGCATTGGTGGAGTTGATGAACAGGTGGGGCGAGGAAAAGAAGCTCAATGTGACCGGGACGTGGAACTGGTCGCGGCAGGCGCGTTCATCAAGCTGCAGGCGATCTACCTGCTCTCGGATATCGTGAACGGACTGATGGCGCTCCCGAATCTGGTCGCCCTGTTGGGGCTGTCCGGCGTGGTCGTGGCGGAAACCCGGCTTTATTTAACGGCATATGAAGCAGTGAGGAGCGCAAGCGCGGGCAATGCCGGGAAATAGCAAGATTGGTGGCCGAACAACTTGATGGTCGGCTTTTTTTGTGCATGGAGAGCAGGGCAAAGTGGGGAGAGGGCAGGGCTGAGGAGGCAAGTCAGGCAAGTCACATGAAAATCCTGCACAGGCGCAGCATTTTGAGACCCAAGAGGCGAAATTCCGAGAAAATCCTGCAAAACTGCATTATTTCGCCTATTTTGAACCCAATCCAGGCCATAGCGCAGGGAATTCCTGCATTTTTGCAGGATTCCTTTTTTCATAGAGTGGTGTCAATGAAATTGCTGTATTTTTGCAGCATTGTTGGAGTAGATGAACAGATTGGACGGAGTAAATGCAGCATTGGTGGAGTAGATGAACAGAGTGGAGGGAGTAAAGCAGCATTGATGGAGTAGATGAACAGATTGGACGGAGTAAATGCAGCTTTGGTGGAGCTGATACGAATGGCGGAAGGAAGTCCGGTTTGTTATGTAATCGAGCAAAGGGGCGGAGGGGACTGCAGCTGTGGCGGACTCGTCGCATGAAGTTGCGGCCGCAATGATTTTTTTGCTTTCAGCCCGGCTTCATATAGAATGTAGGTATAAGGATATACGCATCGCTAGAAATCGTACTAATGGAGGATATCCCGGTGAGTCATCCGATTTATGAATTCGTGGAAACAGACGAGGCTTTGCCCTTCGATGTGTCGCTGCACAGCGTGAACTACGTTCCCAATCACTGGCATAACAGCATGGAAATCATCTTCGTGCTGCGGGGCAACTTGGAAGCGATGGTCAATCAGCGGAAATTTTCCTTGACCGAAGGGGATGTGCTGTTGATCAATCAAGGTCATGTGCATGAAGTCATTGGGCTGGACGTCAATATTATCGCGACGTTTCTTATCCCGTTCAAGTATATGAAGGAGAATGTGAAGGGCGTCGAAGCCATCAATTTCGCATGTTATTCGGGAGAGGCCAGCAAGGAGGAGAAGCTGGCGTTGGACCGCATTCGCCAGTGCCTGGCGGAGATGGTGCAGTTGAAGCATAAAAAGGGGGAAGGCTACGAGCTCGACATGCAGGCCCGGATGCTGAGCGTGGTTTCCATCCTCCTGAAGCAATTCAAGCGGCCCGCGATGGAAGGCGCAATGAATGAGAAGTATATGGACCGAATGTTGCGCATCATTACCTTTATCGACGAGCATTATCAGGAGCCGATCACGCTGCAGGCGATCGCCGAGCGCGAATACTTGTCGGTGCCGTATTTGTCCAAATTTTTCAGCGAGAACATCGGCCTGAACTTTCAGGCTTATCTGACCAGCATCCGCTTGAAAAATACGGTCGAGGATCTGTTGCGGCATGCCGACGCGCCGATCGCGGACCTTGCCATGCATCACGGATTTCCGAATGCGAAATCCTTCTACGCTGCCTTCAAAGCAAAGTATCATATGACGCCCAACGAGTATCGCAGGCAGTACCGGCCGCCGACGGACGAGAAGGAAAAGCCTTCGGCCAACTATATGACGTTCAATCAATCGAGCGCGTTGGGCATCATTAATCAGTATTTGCAGCGCAGCCAAGCGCTTGGCGCAGTAGATGATGATATTCGCGAGGTGGAAGAGGCCGCCTATGAAGTGGACCTATCGGCCAGAGGCGAGCCGATCCGGCATACATGGAAGCAGTTGATCACGATCGGCAAAGCCAAGGAAGGCTTGCATGCCGATGTTCAGGAGCAGCTGCGGCATGTACAGCGGGTGTGCCCCTTCCGCTATTTGCGGTTCCATGGCATCTTCGACGATGAGATGATGGTATATGATGAGGACGAGGCGGGACGGCCCCGGTTTAATTTCCGGTTCGTGGACCAACTGTTCGACTTCTTGCTGTCCGTCGGTCTCAAGCCGTTCGTGGAGCTGGGCTTCATGCCTTCCTTGCTGGCGGCCGATCCGGACCAGAAAGTGTTCTACAAGGCAAGCTGCGTCAGTCCGCCGCGGTCGCTCGAGCGATGGTGCCTGCTCGTGGACCGCTTTCTGCGTCACTGCATGAATCGTTACGGTGCGGAGGAAGTAGAGAGCTGGAAGTTCGAGTTCTGGAATGAGCCGGAGCTGAAGACGTTCTGGCCGGGAACGCTGGAAGAATATATGGAGATGTATTTGCGAACCTATCAGACCTTGAAGGGCGTATCGGAGCGGCTGCACATCGGCGCGCCCGGACGGATCATCACGGTTCGCTCGCCGCGGTTGAATGATGAATTTTTTGCGTTCTGCCGCCGCAATCAGTGCTTGCCGGACTTCATACCGCTTCATTTCTATCCGCATGAGCATATCGAGGAGATGGTTCACGCCGACCCGGCGGCTCTGCTGCGGCTCCCGTTGCATTCATACCGTCGAATATTGGAGGAGTTCATGGGGATCTCTCCGAATCCGGATTATTTGCGGGACATACTTGGGCAAGAGATGAGGCTGCTGGCCGAGCAAGGATTGTCCGACAAGGAATTGGTTCTCACGGAGTGGAATTCGACCGCCTATCATCGGGAATTGACGAATGACACGGTGTATAAGGCGGCCTATCTCGCCAAAAACATTGTCGATAATCTGGACCGCATCGCCGGCTTCGGCTATTGGGTGCTGAGCGACAATATCGAGGAGACTGCCGCTTCGGCCCAGCTGTATCACGGAGGGCTCGGACTGATCGCCCAGCACGGCATTCCGAAGGCCGCGTTCGTGGCGTATGAGCTGCTCGCCAAGCTCGGCGATCGCCTTCTGGCCCGAGGGGAGCGCTATATCGCGACCGCCGGCCGCGGAGGATATCAGATCCTGACCTTTAACTATTGTCATTTCGACGACCTGTATGCGATGGGAGATACGTCCTTCATCAACGCCACGAACCGGTACAACGGGTTCAAGGATGAAAAGACGTTAAAAATACAGCTTGAGTTAAAAGGAATCCGCCGGGGGAGGTACCGGCTGGTCACGTATGCGATCAGCCGCAAGCACGGGAGCAGCTATGACCGCTGGGTGGAGATGGGGGCGCCCGAGCCGCTGTCTGCCGAGGATATCGCTTATCTCAAGGCGAATTCCGGTCCCCGGATGCATGTCCAGTATGTCGAGATTGAACACAGCAGGACCTATCTGTCGTTGCTGGCCCCTCATGGAGTGCAGCTCATGGAGCTCATCCCGATGTACTGATAATACTAATGTACCGATGCATCGTCCATATGAGTCACTTTTTAATCTCGGATCATGCCGACGTGAAAGCGTTTCTAACAAAGACGTTAAAAAAAACTATAAAAGTCTATAAATAGCCGCCTGTCTGGAGACAGGGGCTTTTTATTATAATTGGATTTGCAAACGGTTTCAATTACTGCTTAGGAGGAAGTTACGATGGCTGAACCAATGATAAAAGGGCAAGTCCGAACGCCGCTCGGCCGGCTGACGTTCGGCATTATTCTCGGTTATGGCTGCATGATGCTCGGATTGATGACCCCGGCAATGCTGCTGCTCACCTTCAAAATGATTGAAGTCGATCCGAACGGCTACACCTCTTCCTACGGATTAGTCGCCGGCGTAGGGGCTTTCTTCGCCTTGATCGGGAATCCGCTCGGGGGCGCCATCAGCGACCGGACGAATATCTCCTTCGGACGAAGACGAACATGGATGTTCCTTGGCC includes these proteins:
- a CDS encoding alanine/glycine:cation symporter family protein; its protein translation is MHGLEVWLDRVNQFVWGPPLLILLVGTGIFLTIRLGLLQVLRLPLALKLIFTAKNDGKGDVTSFGALATALAATIGTGNIVGVATAIQIGGPGALFWMWLAAFFGMATKYAEGLLAVKFRKIDDNGQVSGGPMYYIEQGLGAKFKPLAIYFSISGILVALFGIGTLPQVNAIVSSSESSLGIPVAVTAGVVTLAVALVTIGGLQSIARVTTKVVPAMALVYVAASAIVLIAFADKIPDALSLVFQSAFSATAAGGGFLGATVMMAIRSGIARGVFSNESGLGSAPIAAAAAKVKWPAEQGLVSMTGTFIDTIIICTLTGLTLIVTGAWNGTAEGAAMTQAAFDAAMPFGSLVLMICLVLFAFTTILGWNYYGERCIVYLFGVRAILPYRIAFIVMVAAGAFIKLQAIYLLSDIVNGLMALPNLVALLGLSGVVVAETRLYLRHMKQ
- a CDS encoding GH39 family glycosyl hydrolase; protein product: MSHPIYEFVETDEALPFDVSLHSVNYVPNHWHNSMEIIFVLRGNLEAMVNQRKFSLTEGDVLLINQGHVHEVIGLDVNIIATFLIPFKYMKENVKGVEAINFACYSGEASKEEKLALDRIRQCLAEMVQLKHKKGEGYELDMQARMLSVVSILLKQFKRPAMEGAMNEKYMDRMLRIITFIDEHYQEPITLQAIAEREYLSVPYLSKFFSENIGLNFQAYLTSIRLKNTVEDLLRHADAPIADLAMHHGFPNAKSFYAAFKAKYHMTPNEYRRQYRPPTDEKEKPSANYMTFNQSSALGIINQYLQRSQALGAVDDDIREVEEAAYEVDLSARGEPIRHTWKQLITIGKAKEGLHADVQEQLRHVQRVCPFRYLRFHGIFDDEMMVYDEDEAGRPRFNFRFVDQLFDFLLSVGLKPFVELGFMPSLLAADPDQKVFYKASCVSPPRSLERWCLLVDRFLRHCMNRYGAEEVESWKFEFWNEPELKTFWPGTLEEYMEMYLRTYQTLKGVSERLHIGAPGRIITVRSPRLNDEFFAFCRRNQCLPDFIPLHFYPHEHIEEMVHADPAALLRLPLHSYRRILEEFMGISPNPDYLRDILGQEMRLLAEQGLSDKELVLTEWNSTAYHRELTNDTVYKAAYLAKNIVDNLDRIAGFGYWVLSDNIEETAASAQLYHGGLGLIAQHGIPKAAFVAYELLAKLGDRLLARGERYIATAGRGGYQILTFNYCHFDDLYAMGDTSFINATNRYNGFKDEKTLKIQLELKGIRRGRYRLVTYAISRKHGSSYDRWVEMGAPEPLSAEDIAYLKANSGPRMHVQYVEIEHSRTYLSLLAPHGVQLMELIPMY